The Vibrio mangrovi genome includes a region encoding these proteins:
- a CDS encoding EAL domain-containing protein, which produces MKSKSSEHQLYSGPCQSEENMGHFLTAFQPIVDCQEKRIVGYEALVRGQNNEDADVVIASVKNDSRYAFDQMCRVRAIENASRLGLDLLLSINFLPNAIVHPEQCLQATLEVAGRFKFPTENIIFEFTEVEEIEDISGMLEIIRTYRDMGFKTAIDDFGSGYSGLGLLADLQTDIVKLDMSLIREIDKDAIRQCILKHSLSMMNELNIDVIAEGIESKEEMLWLQQAGIRFMQGFYFAEPEINRLPLVDSEVFI; this is translated from the coding sequence ATGAAATCAAAGTCCTCGGAACATCAGTTGTACAGTGGACCGTGTCAGAGTGAGGAAAACATGGGGCACTTTTTAACGGCATTTCAACCGATTGTTGATTGTCAGGAAAAGAGAATCGTTGGCTATGAAGCACTTGTTCGGGGTCAGAATAATGAAGATGCCGATGTTGTCATTGCTTCGGTAAAAAACGACAGTCGTTACGCATTTGATCAAATGTGCCGGGTCAGGGCGATTGAGAATGCGTCGCGTCTCGGTCTGGATTTACTATTGAGTATTAATTTTCTGCCGAATGCGATTGTTCATCCTGAACAGTGTTTGCAGGCGACACTGGAAGTTGCCGGACGGTTTAAGTTTCCGACTGAGAATATTATTTTCGAGTTTACTGAAGTTGAGGAGATTGAAGATATTTCAGGTATGCTTGAAATTATCCGGACCTATCGGGATATGGGCTTCAAAACAGCGATCGATGACTTCGGTTCCGGCTATTCCGGATTGGGGTTGCTTGCTGATTTACAAACCGACATTGTCAAACTGGACATGTCGTTGATTCGGGAGATTGATAAGGACGCGATCAGACAGTGTATTCTTAAACATTCACTGAGCATGATGAACGAACTGAATATTGATGTGATTGCCGAGGGGATAGAATCGAAAGAAGAAATGCTCTGGCTACAACAGGCTGGTATTCGGTTTATGCAGGGATTCTATTTTGCTGAGCCGGAGATTAACCGGTTACCTCTGGTCGATTCTGAAGTCTTCATCTGA
- a CDS encoding dicarboxylate/amino acid:cation symporter, whose protein sequence is MNNINNTTMAGPWSRLELWKKILLGMILGVIVGAFMGPQAELLKPIGTLFINAIKMLIVPLVFCSLVVGITSMKDTRKMGRIGFKSIVLYLGTTAVAISIGLVLAAIVAPGEGLHMVASNPDAIGKDAPPLIQTLLNIIPKNPVGALAAGNILQIIIFALGLGVSLAMIGEKGEPAVKVFESLAEAMYKLTALIMKFAPYGVFGLMAWVAGVYGIDVLLPLIKVIATVYVGALLHVLIFYTGTLAILGRLNPIRYLKSLTNPAAVAFTTTSSSGTLPATIKASQEELGVSKSVSSFVLPLGATINMDGTALYQGVCALFIAQAFGIDLTSADYLTIILTATLASVGTAGVPGAGLIMLSLVLTTVGLPIEGLAIVAGIDRILDMARTTINVCGDMMVAVLVAKSENELDTEIYSRS, encoded by the coding sequence ATGAACAATATCAATAACACAACAATGGCAGGTCCATGGTCAAGACTTGAACTATGGAAGAAAATCCTGCTCGGCATGATTTTAGGTGTCATTGTCGGCGCGTTCATGGGACCACAAGCCGAACTTTTGAAACCGATCGGAACTCTGTTTATTAACGCAATAAAAATGCTCATCGTTCCTCTGGTCTTCTGCTCTCTGGTTGTCGGGATCACATCAATGAAAGATACCCGCAAAATGGGACGGATCGGATTCAAGTCAATTGTATTGTATTTAGGGACAACCGCCGTCGCGATTTCAATCGGTTTGGTACTGGCAGCAATCGTTGCCCCGGGAGAAGGATTGCATATGGTTGCTTCTAACCCGGATGCTATCGGTAAAGACGCACCGCCGCTAATTCAGACACTGCTGAACATTATCCCGAAAAACCCTGTTGGCGCCCTTGCTGCCGGTAACATTCTGCAAATCATCATTTTCGCACTGGGGCTTGGGGTTTCACTGGCAATGATCGGAGAAAAAGGGGAACCGGCAGTAAAAGTCTTCGAAAGCCTGGCTGAAGCCATGTATAAACTGACGGCACTCATCATGAAGTTTGCACCTTACGGCGTATTCGGCCTGATGGCCTGGGTTGCCGGGGTTTACGGGATCGACGTCCTGCTGCCGTTGATCAAAGTGATTGCTACCGTTTATGTCGGTGCATTACTGCATGTCCTGATCTTCTACACGGGCACGCTCGCGATTCTGGGACGTCTGAATCCGATCCGTTATCTGAAAAGCCTGACCAATCCGGCGGCAGTTGCTTTCACAACCACCAGCAGCTCCGGTACTCTGCCTGCAACAATCAAAGCATCTCAGGAAGAACTCGGCGTTTCAAAAAGTGTTTCCAGTTTTGTCCTGCCGCTGGGTGCAACAATTAACATGGATGGTACAGCACTTTATCAGGGCGTTTGTGCGTTGTTCATTGCTCAGGCATTCGGTATCGACCTGACAAGCGCGGACTATCTGACAATTATCCTGACAGCAACACTGGCATCGGTAGGAACCGCCGGAGTCCCGGGTGCAGGATTAATCATGCTTTCTCTGGTTCTGACCACCGTCGGTCTGCCAATTGAAGGTCTGGCAATTGTTGCAGGTATTGACCGCATTCTGGATATGGCCCGTACAACGATTAATGTTTGCGGTGACATGATGGTTGCTGTTCTGGTCGCAAAGAGTGAAAACGAACTGGATACCGAAATTTATTCAAGATCTTAA
- a CDS encoding methyl-accepting chemotaxis protein, with the protein MFTSRQLKSDLQKTQQQLHTLQGTAESVERHVAVIEFNVDGTIVNINDILLNTLGYKKEEILGHHHSMLCFDDYSRSSEYSQFWKSIAAGHSQHGTFRRKNKSGQDVWLEATYFPITIDNKVVRVMKIANDVTDKYELSQSRESILDALNRSLAIIEFQPDGHIISANKNFLHTMGYTQEQLKGKHHRMFCDEAFIRNNPNFWQELSQGQFKSGKFLRIASHGEHVWLEATYNPIMDAKGKVTKVIKFASDITQQERRNIAIAESTDLAFSTAVETSQIAKQGADQLDEAVEVSKRITHQVQETSEKIQSLNDKSKSIEEIVDTIRGIAEQTNLLALNAAIEAARAGEQGRGFAVVADEVRKLASRTAQSTEEIANVVHETHQLMLSATSAMSEVNQIAGEGMNKISQVATVIDEIYRGAENISRSVSELNEKL; encoded by the coding sequence ATGTTTACGAGCCGACAGTTAAAATCTGATTTACAAAAAACACAACAACAATTACATACTTTACAGGGAACGGCAGAATCTGTTGAGAGACATGTTGCTGTCATTGAGTTCAATGTTGACGGCACCATTGTGAATATCAATGATATTCTCCTGAATACATTAGGATATAAAAAAGAAGAAATCCTCGGTCATCACCACTCCATGCTCTGTTTTGATGATTACAGTCGCAGTAGCGAGTACTCCCAGTTCTGGAAAAGTATCGCAGCAGGCCATTCACAACACGGGACATTCAGACGAAAAAATAAAAGCGGTCAGGACGTCTGGCTAGAAGCAACCTACTTTCCGATCACCATTGACAACAAGGTGGTCCGGGTAATGAAAATTGCCAATGACGTCACTGATAAGTATGAACTTAGTCAGTCCAGAGAGAGCATTCTGGACGCGTTGAATCGTTCTCTGGCTATCATCGAGTTTCAACCCGACGGACACATCATCAGTGCCAATAAAAACTTTCTGCATACCATGGGATACACTCAGGAACAGCTCAAGGGAAAACATCATCGTATGTTCTGTGATGAAGCATTTATCCGGAATAACCCAAATTTCTGGCAGGAATTGAGTCAGGGCCAGTTTAAGTCCGGAAAGTTTCTGCGCATAGCAAGCCACGGTGAACATGTCTGGCTGGAAGCAACCTATAACCCGATTATGGATGCCAAAGGTAAAGTCACAAAAGTGATTAAATTCGCTTCTGATATTACCCAGCAGGAAAGACGTAACATCGCAATTGCCGAATCGACCGATTTAGCCTTCAGCACAGCGGTAGAAACATCTCAAATCGCTAAACAGGGTGCAGACCAGCTTGATGAGGCTGTCGAAGTATCGAAAAGAATTACTCATCAGGTTCAGGAAACTTCAGAGAAAATCCAGTCTCTGAATGATAAATCGAAAAGTATCGAAGAGATTGTCGATACCATTCGCGGAATTGCTGAACAAACCAACCTTCTCGCCCTCAATGCAGCAATTGAGGCCGCTCGTGCCGGAGAACAGGGACGCGGCTTTGCCGTCGTTGCCGATGAAGTTCGTAAACTGGCTTCCCGGACAGCACAATCGACGGAAGAAATAGCCAATGTCGTGCATGAAACCCATCAACTGATGCTGTCTGCAACTTCAGCCATGTCTGAAGTAAATCAGATTGCCGGAGAAGGTATGAATAAAATATCCCAGGTCGCAACTGTCATCGATGAAATTTATCGGGGAGCAGAGAACATTTCCCGTTCCGTCAGTGAGTTAAACGAAAAACTTTAA
- a CDS encoding response regulator, with product MYKVILVDDHPLMRKGIAQLLSFEEEFEVIGEAGNGTEAVALAHELEPDLILLDLNMKGMSGLDTLKALRADESQAIIVILTVSDSAADIEALVKAGADGYLLKDTEPDELVELMKEAVRGNKVYSDFVVRHLRENKDQVNRFDMLTERELQILGEVAKGFRNKQIADRLFISESTVKVHMKSLLRKLCVPSRTAATVLFLERYGELK from the coding sequence ATGTATAAAGTAATCTTGGTTGATGATCACCCGCTGATGCGTAAAGGGATCGCGCAATTATTAAGTTTTGAGGAAGAATTCGAGGTAATTGGCGAAGCCGGTAACGGAACTGAGGCGGTGGCTTTGGCACATGAGCTTGAACCAGATTTGATTCTGCTGGATCTGAATATGAAAGGGATGTCCGGACTAGACACCCTCAAAGCGCTCAGAGCCGATGAGTCTCAGGCAATCATTGTGATTCTGACTGTCTCTGACAGTGCCGCGGATATTGAAGCGCTGGTCAAAGCTGGTGCCGATGGTTATTTACTGAAAGACACCGAGCCGGATGAACTGGTAGAACTGATGAAGGAAGCTGTCCGGGGGAATAAAGTCTACAGTGATTTTGTGGTCAGGCATCTGCGGGAGAATAAGGATCAGGTCAATCGGTTTGATATGCTGACAGAGCGTGAGCTTCAGATTCTGGGAGAAGTTGCGAAAGGGTTTCGTAATAAGCAGATTGCTGATCGTCTTTTTATTTCGGAGTCGACAGTTAAGGTTCATATGAAAAGTTTGCTGAGAAAACTCTGTGTTCCTTCCCGAACGGCAGCGACGGTTCTGTTTCTGGAGAGATACGGTGAACTGAAATAG
- the narQ gene encoding nitrate/nitrite two-component system sensor histidine kinase NarQ: protein MVNHAEKSVTGAGSVTGTIAKAMLLILLLSVVTTSIAIVTLAWSLNDAEAVNVSGSMRMQSYRLAYDIQSHSGQYVQHIENFEASIHAPSMSALRSRFVPEEIQHSYQQIILRWQTLKAILQSDHAEEYLNQVASFVAQIDHFVFLLQRYSERKLIDLAWVGALGLGGILLISVYVVRFIRREVVKPLKALLVASRRIQNRNFDVVLSSGSQSEMGILTRTFNHMAQDLGKLYRGLEQAVDEKTRKLQYANHSLKVLYDSSQELTASRITRENFQAILKHIKSIDGIKAVRLEVGGEDEISWTLQEGSIGQENLHMLPMELDQQHLGCLYLEYTLPSPDQTLVENFSQILARAVFFNRSQRQAEQLLLMEERATIARELHDSLAQSLSYLKIQVVLLKRTLAQCILKQNIEQQATAQVEAVITDIDNALSSAYTQLRELLTTFRLTIKEGNFAQALEGMVQQLGEHTEVTISLENVLSSLALDAHQQVHLLQLIREATLNAIKHAQASRIEILCRENETQIVVTVSDDGIGFNRQEAELNHYGMTIMRERASRLGGELSVESTPDAGCTVTLVYQKTQELS, encoded by the coding sequence TTGGTCAATCACGCGGAAAAATCAGTTACCGGAGCAGGATCAGTTACCGGAACCATAGCAAAAGCCATGTTGCTTATCCTGCTGCTTTCTGTGGTGACGACCAGCATTGCTATTGTGACATTAGCCTGGTCGCTGAATGATGCTGAGGCGGTGAATGTTTCGGGCTCGATGCGGATGCAAAGTTACCGTCTGGCTTATGATATTCAGAGTCATTCAGGACAGTACGTGCAACATATTGAAAATTTTGAAGCATCGATTCATGCACCATCGATGTCGGCGTTACGCAGTCGGTTTGTTCCGGAAGAAATTCAGCATAGTTACCAACAGATTATTTTACGCTGGCAAACGCTGAAAGCGATTCTTCAGTCCGATCATGCTGAAGAATATCTGAATCAGGTCGCAAGTTTTGTCGCACAGATTGATCATTTCGTCTTTCTTCTGCAACGTTACTCTGAACGGAAACTGATCGATCTGGCCTGGGTTGGTGCTCTCGGATTAGGCGGTATTCTGCTGATTTCGGTTTATGTGGTGCGCTTTATCCGCAGGGAAGTCGTGAAGCCATTGAAAGCGTTGCTGGTTGCAAGTCGCCGGATTCAGAACCGCAATTTCGACGTCGTGCTGAGTTCCGGCAGTCAGAGTGAAATGGGAATTCTGACCCGGACATTCAATCATATGGCTCAGGATTTGGGGAAACTCTACCGGGGATTAGAACAGGCTGTTGATGAAAAAACCCGAAAACTTCAGTATGCGAATCACTCTTTGAAGGTGCTTTATGATTCTTCACAGGAGCTGACGGCTTCCAGAATCACCCGAGAAAATTTTCAGGCGATTTTAAAACATATCAAAAGTATTGACGGAATCAAAGCTGTCCGCCTGGAAGTCGGAGGGGAAGATGAAATCAGCTGGACGCTTCAGGAAGGCAGTATCGGACAAGAAAACCTGCACATGTTGCCAATGGAGCTTGATCAGCAGCACCTTGGTTGCTTATATCTGGAATATACCTTGCCCAGTCCGGATCAGACGCTGGTGGAAAATTTCTCTCAGATACTTGCCCGGGCTGTTTTTTTCAATCGCTCTCAGCGACAGGCCGAGCAACTGCTGTTGATGGAAGAACGGGCGACAATTGCCCGTGAGCTACATGATTCGTTGGCTCAGTCACTCTCTTATCTGAAGATTCAGGTTGTCCTGTTAAAGAGAACTTTGGCCCAATGTATTTTAAAACAAAATATTGAGCAGCAGGCGACGGCTCAGGTTGAGGCTGTCATTACCGATATCGATAATGCCCTGAGCAGTGCTTATACACAGTTGCGGGAACTTCTGACTACTTTTCGTCTTACAATTAAAGAAGGTAATTTTGCACAGGCGCTGGAAGGTATGGTACAGCAACTGGGAGAACACACAGAAGTCACTATTTCTCTGGAGAACGTCCTTTCGTCTCTGGCTCTGGATGCGCATCAGCAGGTTCACCTGTTGCAGCTGATCCGGGAGGCAACACTCAATGCGATCAAACATGCTCAGGCCAGCAGAATCGAAATTCTTTGCCGTGAAAATGAGACACAGATTGTTGTGACTGTCAGTGATGATGGTATTGGTTTTAACCGTCAGGAAGCTGAGCTGAACCATTACGGCATGACAATTATGCGGGAGCGGGCGTCCCGATTGGGTGGAGAATTGTCGGTCGAATCTACACCAGACGCCGGTTGTACGGTGACTCTGGTTTATCAAAAAACACAGGAACTATCATAA
- the napF gene encoding ferredoxin-type protein NapF yields MIDRTRRHLFHRTTPQEQPPALPWIQDLTAFFEHCVRCSQCIDACETQIIVHGDGGFPQVDFHTGECTFCYQCAAACPEKLFLPETASPWNAKATVSAKCLAQQNVECRSCHDSCEPAAIQFRLQPGKVAQPQINPELCNGCGACVAGCPTQAITVCHQTQDVIQDAM; encoded by the coding sequence GTGATCGATCGGACAAGACGACATTTATTTCATCGGACGACACCACAGGAGCAACCACCTGCCTTGCCCTGGATTCAGGATTTAACCGCATTTTTCGAACACTGCGTCCGTTGCAGTCAGTGTATTGATGCCTGTGAAACTCAGATTATTGTTCATGGTGACGGTGGCTTTCCTCAGGTCGACTTCCACACCGGAGAATGTACGTTTTGCTATCAATGTGCAGCAGCCTGCCCGGAGAAGTTATTTCTCCCGGAAACCGCCTCTCCCTGGAATGCCAAAGCCACTGTCAGTGCCAAGTGTCTGGCACAACAAAATGTTGAGTGCAGAAGTTGCCATGACAGCTGTGAACCGGCTGCGATTCAGTTCCGGCTTCAGCCGGGTAAAGTCGCCCAGCCGCAAATCAATCCGGAATTATGTAACGGATGTGGTGCCTGTGTTGCCGGGTGCCCGACTCAGGCGATCACCGTCTGCCACCAAACACAGGATGTCATTCAGGATGCAATGTAA
- a CDS encoding chaperone NapD yields the protein MQCNEVHISSLVVHAVPDALPTIKPQITVLPGAEIYGESEEGKLVVVLESTHQGFITDTIDVIHQMHGVLGVALVYHQIDSEDADETDTGVSIHETEGDV from the coding sequence ATGCAATGTAACGAGGTCCATATTTCAAGTCTGGTTGTGCATGCCGTCCCGGATGCACTGCCAACGATTAAGCCACAGATTACCGTACTTCCCGGAGCTGAAATCTACGGGGAGAGCGAAGAAGGAAAGCTGGTGGTCGTGCTGGAAAGCACCCATCAGGGATTTATTACTGACACCATTGATGTCATTCACCAGATGCATGGCGTCTTGGGTGTGGCATTGGTTTACCACCAAATTGATTCGGAAGATGCCGACGAAACAGACACGGGCGTTTCCATTCATGAGACTGAGGGCGATGTATGA